The genomic interval CAGACCGCGCTCAACACCGCGATCTCCATGCACGAGAACGGCGTCCTGGAGAAGTACGGCGTCGAGCTGATCGGCGCCAACGTCGAGGCGATCCACAAGGGTGAGGACCGCGACCTGTTCAAGGGCGTCGTCGAAGCCGTCCACGCCAAGATCGGCCACGGTGAGTCCGCCCGCTCGGTCATCTGCCACACCATGGACGAGGTCGTCGCGGGCGTCGACACCCTCGGCGGCTACCCCGTCGTCGTCCGCCCCTCCTTCACCATGGGCGGCGCCGGCTCCGGCTTCGCCCACGACGAGGAGGAGCTGCGCCGCATCGCCGGCCAGGGCCTCACGCTCTCCCCGACCACCGAGGTGCTCCTGGAGGAGTCCATCCTCGGCTGGAAGGAGTACGAGCTGGAGCTGATGCGCGACAAGAACGACAACGTCGTGGTCGTCTGCTCCATCGAGAACTTCGACCCGATGGGCGTGCACACCGGTGACTCGATCACCGTCGCCCCGGCGATGACCCTCACCGACCGCGAGTACCAGCGGCTGCGCGACATCGGCATCGCGATCATCCGCGAGGTCGGCGTCGACACCGGCGGCTGCAACATCCAGTTCGCGGTGAACCCCGAGGACGGCCGGATCATCGTCATCGAGATGAACCCGCGCGTCTCCCGCTCCTCGGCGCTCGCCTCCAAGGCCACCGGCTTCCCGATCGCCAAGATCGCGGCCCGCCTCGCCGTCGGCTACACGCTGGACGAGATCCCCAACGACATCACCGAGAAGACCCCGGCCTCCTTCGAGCCCACGCTCGACTACGTCGTGGTCAAGGCCCCCCGCTTCGCCTTCGAGAAGTTCCCGGCCGCCGACGCCACCCTCACCACCACCATGAAGTCGGTGGGCGAGGCCATGGCCATCGGCCGCAACTTCACCGAGGCGCTCCAGAAGTCCCTGCGCTCGCTGGAGAAGAAGGGCTCGCAGTTCGACTTCGTCTCCGTGCCCGGCGACAAGGCGGAGCTGCTGGCGAAGTCCGTCGTCCCCACGGACGGCCGGATCAACACGGTCATGGCGGCGATCCGCGCCGGCGCCACGCCCGAGGAGGTCTTCGACGCCACGAAGATCGACCCGTGGTTCGTCGACCAGCTCTTCCTGATCAACGAGATCGCCGAGGAGGTCCGCACCGCCGAGAAGCTGGAGCCGGGCATCCTCGCCGAGGCCAAGCGGCACGGCTTCTCCGACGCCCAGATCGCCGGCATCCGCGGCCTGCGCGAGGACGTCGTCCGCGAGGTCCGCCACGCGCTCGGCGTCCGCCCGGTCTACAAGACGGTCGACACCTGCGCCGCCGAGTTCGCCGCGAAGACCCCGTACTTCTACTCGTCCTACGACGAGGAGACCGAGGTCGCGCCGCGTGAGAAGCCCGCCGTGATCATCCTGGGCTCGGGCCCGAACCGCATCGGCCAGGGCATCGAGTTCGACTACTCCTGCGTCCACGCCTCCTTCGCGCTCAGCGAGGCGGGCTACGAGACCGTGATGGTCAACTGCAACCCCGAGACCGTCTCCACCGACTACGACACCTCCGACCGGCTCTACTTCGAGCCGCTCACCCTGGAGGACGTCCTGGAGATCGTGCACGCCGAGACCCTCGCCGGTCCCGTCGCGGGCGTCGTCGTCCAGCTCGGCGGCCAGACCCCGCTCGGCCTCGCCCAGGCGCTCAAGGACAACGGCGTGCCGATCGTCGGCACCTCGCCCGAGGCCATCGACCTCGCCGAGGAGCGCGGCGCCTTCGGCCGCGTGCTCACCGAGGCCGGGCTGCCCGCGCCGAAGTACGGCACGGCCTTCTCCTTCGACGAGGCCAAGGCCATCGCCACCGAGATCGGCTACCCGGTCATGGTCCGCCCGTCCTACGTCCTTGGCGGCCGCGGCATGGAGATCGTCTACGACGAGCCCTCCCTCGGCGGCTACCTGGAGCGGCACGCCGGCCTGATCTCCGAGCACCCGGTCCTCA from Streptomyces albireticuli carries:
- the carB gene encoding carbamoyl-phosphate synthase large subunit, producing MPKRTDIQSVLVIGSGPIVIGQAAEFDYSGTQACRVLKSEGLRVILVNSNPATIMTDPEIADATYVEPITPEFVEKIIAKERPDALLPTLGGQTALNTAISMHENGVLEKYGVELIGANVEAIHKGEDRDLFKGVVEAVHAKIGHGESARSVICHTMDEVVAGVDTLGGYPVVVRPSFTMGGAGSGFAHDEEELRRIAGQGLTLSPTTEVLLEESILGWKEYELELMRDKNDNVVVVCSIENFDPMGVHTGDSITVAPAMTLTDREYQRLRDIGIAIIREVGVDTGGCNIQFAVNPEDGRIIVIEMNPRVSRSSALASKATGFPIAKIAARLAVGYTLDEIPNDITEKTPASFEPTLDYVVVKAPRFAFEKFPAADATLTTTMKSVGEAMAIGRNFTEALQKSLRSLEKKGSQFDFVSVPGDKAELLAKSVVPTDGRINTVMAAIRAGATPEEVFDATKIDPWFVDQLFLINEIAEEVRTAEKLEPGILAEAKRHGFSDAQIAGIRGLREDVVREVRHALGVRPVYKTVDTCAAEFAAKTPYFYSSYDEETEVAPREKPAVIILGSGPNRIGQGIEFDYSCVHASFALSEAGYETVMVNCNPETVSTDYDTSDRLYFEPLTLEDVLEIVHAETLAGPVAGVVVQLGGQTPLGLAQALKDNGVPIVGTSPEAIDLAEERGAFGRVLTEAGLPAPKYGTAFSFDEAKAIATEIGYPVMVRPSYVLGGRGMEIVYDEPSLGGYLERHAGLISEHPVLIDRFLDDAIEIDVDALYDGEELYLGGVMEHIEEAGIHSGDSACALPPITLGGHDIKRLRASSEAIAKGVGVRGLINIQFAMAGDILYVLEANPRASRTVPFTSKATAVPLAKAAARISLGATVAELRAEGMLPREGDGGTLPLDAPISVKEAVMPWSRFRDASGRGVDTVLGPEMRSTGEVMGIDTVFGTAYAKSQAGAYGALPTKGRAFVSVANRDKRSMIFPARELVAHGFELLATSGTAEVLKRNGINATVVRKQSEGEGPNGEKTIVQLIHDGQVDLIVNTPYGTGGRLDGYEIRTAAVARAVPCLTTVQALAAAVQGIEALTRGDVGVRSLQEHAGALTAAREA